In Candidatus Omnitrophota bacterium, one DNA window encodes the following:
- the gatC gene encoding Asp-tRNA(Asn)/Glu-tRNA(Gln) amidotransferase subunit GatC — protein sequence MSITKDDVKYIAALARLKLTEKETEYFTGQLSSIIDYIDQLKELDTRNIEPTTHPMPMQNVFRPDIVKPSLNADDVLKNAPAKENNLFKVPRIIEES from the coding sequence GTGTCCATAACGAAAGATGATGTAAAATATATTGCCGCTCTCGCCAGGCTTAAATTGACCGAAAAAGAGACAGAGTATTTCACGGGCCAATTAAGCAGTATAATCGACTACATAGACCAATTGAAGGAATTGGATACCCGGAACATAGAGCCTACCACTCACCCAATGCCCATGCAGAATGTTTTCCGCCCCGATATTGTCAAGCCATCGCTCAACGCGGATGACGTTTTAAAGAATGCGCCGGCGAAGGAAAATAACCTTTTCAAAGTTCCCAGGATTATTGAGGAAAGTTAG